Proteins from one Oncorhynchus masou masou isolate Uvic2021 chromosome 12, UVic_Omas_1.1, whole genome shotgun sequence genomic window:
- the LOC135549685 gene encoding heat shock factor protein 1-like isoform X3, whose amino-acid sequence MEFHVGGSVGVVVSGNNVPAFLTKLWTLVEDPDTDPLICWSPNGNSFHVFDQCRFSKEVLPKYFKHNNMASFVRQLNMYGFRKVVHIEQGGLVKPEKDDTEFQHPYFLRGQEHLLENIKRKVTNVSNVKHDELKMSSDDVSKILTNVQHIKGKQETIDSQIIAMKHENEALWREVASLRQKHAQQQKVVNKLIQFLVTLVQSNRVLGMKRKIPLMLNDSSSAHSLPKFSRQYSLEHLQTSLQGSPAISASGAPFTSTGLFTAEPSLNNGPIISDVTDLAQASPVEVTNEWIEESTSPLVHIKEEPSSPVLEEVCPAEAVIGGAGVLVDTPLSPITFINSILQESNEPNTSPAPTTPTEQKCLSLACLDKSELSDHLDSIDNGLENLQTILNAQSINFESSPLFEFFSSSLPGSEFDLESLDCIQDLLSSDSPKGAERSDNYTAGKQLVQYTSQPMLLTDPLTNENGGADLPTLLELEGDSYFTQDQDPEEDPTISLLTTDYHTATPDKPELS is encoded by the exons ATGGAGTTTCACGTTGGTGGGTCTGTTGGGGTCGTTGTCAGTGGGAATAACGTACCTGCATTTCTCACAAAACTTTGGACTCTTGTTGAGGATCCTGACACCGATCCTCTAATCTGCTGGAGCCCA AATGGCAACAGCTTCCATGTGTTTGATCAGTGCCGATTCTCCAAGGAGGTGCTTCCCAAGTATTTTAAACACAATAACATGGCCAGCTTTGTGCGCCAGCTCAATATGT ATGGCTTCCGCAAAGTAGTTCACATTGAGCAAGGCGGCCTGGTGAAGCCCGAGAAGGACGACACTGAATTCCAGCATCCCTACTTCCTCCGCGGACAAGAGCATCTGCTGGAAAATATCAAACGGAAAGTTACCAAT gtgTCCAATGTTAAACATGATGAGCTTAAGATGAGCTCAGACGATGTCTCAAAAATCCTGACCAATGTGCAGCACATAAAGGGCAAGCAGGAGACCATAGACTCCCAAATCATCGCCATGAAGCA TGAGAATGAAGCTCTGTGGAGGGAGGTGGCCAGCCTCAGACAGAAACACGCCCAGCAACAGAAAGTCGTCAACAAG CTCATCCAGTTCCTAGTGACCCTGGTGCAGTCCAACAGAGTCCTGGGGATGAAGAGAAAGAT TCCCCTGATGCTGAATGACAGCAGCTCCGCCCACTCCTTGCCCAAGTTCAGCAGGCAGTACTCTCTGGAACATCTTCAGACCTCGCTGCAGGGCTCGCCTGCTATCTCC GCCTCAGGCGCACCATTCACCAGTACCGGTCTCTTCACGGCAGAGCCGTCTCTTAACAACGGCCCCATAATCTCTGACGTCACCGACCTGGCACAGGCCAGCCCTGTGGAGGTCACTAATGAGTGGATAGAGGAAAG CACGAGCCCATTGGTCCACATAAAGGAGGAGCCATCCAGTCCCGTGTTGGAGGAGGTCTGTCCGGCCGAGGCCGTGATCGGTGGGGCAGGAGTCCTGGTAGACACTCCCCTGTCCCCCATCACCTTCATCAACTCCATCCTTCAGGAGAGCAACGAGCCTAACACGTCGCCTGCCCCAACGACCCCTACGGAGCAAAAGTGTCTCAGCCTCGCCTGTCTAGACAA GAGTGAGCTGAGTGACCATTTGGACAGCATCGACAATGGCCTGGAAAACCTCCAGACGATCCTAAACGCGCAGTCCATCAATTTCGAGTCCTCACCCCTCTTTGAA TTCTTCAGTTCTTCCCTGCCTGGCTCTGAATTCGACCTGGAGAGCCTTGACTGT ATCCAGGACTTGCTTTCATCAGATTCACCCAAAGGGGCTGAGAGAAGTGACAACTACACAG CAGGGAAGCAGCTGGTCCAGTACACCTCCCAGCCAATGCTACTGACTGACCCACTGACCAATGAGAATGGCGGAGCGGACCTCCCCACTCTGCTGGAGCTGGAGGGGGACTCGTATTTCACCCAGGACCAGGACCCTGAAGAGGACCCTACCATCTCGCTCCTCACTACCGACTACCATACAGCAACACCAGACAAGCCCGAACTATCCTAa
- the LOC135549685 gene encoding heat shock factor protein-like isoform X2 — MEFHVGGSVGVVVSGNNVPAFLTKLWTLVEDPDTDPLICWSPNGNSFHVFDQCRFSKEVLPKYFKHNNMASFVRQLNMYGFRKVVHIEQGGLVKPEKDDTEFQHPYFLRGQEHLLENIKRKVTNVSNVKHDELKMSSDDVSKILTNVQHIKGKQETIDSQIIAMKHENEALWREVASLRQKHAQQQKVVNKLIQFLVTLVQSNRVLGMKRKIPLMLNDSSSAHSLPKFSRQYSLEHLQTSLQGSPAISASGAPFTSTGLFTAEPSLNNGPIISDVTDLAQASPVEVTNEWIEESTSPLVHIKEEPSSPVLEEVCPAEAVIGGAGVLVDTPLSPITFINSILQESNEPNTSPAPTTPTEQKCLSLACLDNSTQMSEVSRLFPSPSSTLHLRPHPGSELSDHLDSIDNGLENLQTILNAQSINFESSPLFEFFSSSLPGSEFDLESLDCIQDLLSSDSPKGAERSDNYTGKQLVQYTSQPMLLTDPLTNENGGADLPTLLELEGDSYFTQDQDPEEDPTISLLTTDYHTATPDKPELS; from the exons ATGGAGTTTCACGTTGGTGGGTCTGTTGGGGTCGTTGTCAGTGGGAATAACGTACCTGCATTTCTCACAAAACTTTGGACTCTTGTTGAGGATCCTGACACCGATCCTCTAATCTGCTGGAGCCCA AATGGCAACAGCTTCCATGTGTTTGATCAGTGCCGATTCTCCAAGGAGGTGCTTCCCAAGTATTTTAAACACAATAACATGGCCAGCTTTGTGCGCCAGCTCAATATGT ATGGCTTCCGCAAAGTAGTTCACATTGAGCAAGGCGGCCTGGTGAAGCCCGAGAAGGACGACACTGAATTCCAGCATCCCTACTTCCTCCGCGGACAAGAGCATCTGCTGGAAAATATCAAACGGAAAGTTACCAAT gtgTCCAATGTTAAACATGATGAGCTTAAGATGAGCTCAGACGATGTCTCAAAAATCCTGACCAATGTGCAGCACATAAAGGGCAAGCAGGAGACCATAGACTCCCAAATCATCGCCATGAAGCA TGAGAATGAAGCTCTGTGGAGGGAGGTGGCCAGCCTCAGACAGAAACACGCCCAGCAACAGAAAGTCGTCAACAAG CTCATCCAGTTCCTAGTGACCCTGGTGCAGTCCAACAGAGTCCTGGGGATGAAGAGAAAGAT TCCCCTGATGCTGAATGACAGCAGCTCCGCCCACTCCTTGCCCAAGTTCAGCAGGCAGTACTCTCTGGAACATCTTCAGACCTCGCTGCAGGGCTCGCCTGCTATCTCC GCCTCAGGCGCACCATTCACCAGTACCGGTCTCTTCACGGCAGAGCCGTCTCTTAACAACGGCCCCATAATCTCTGACGTCACCGACCTGGCACAGGCCAGCCCTGTGGAGGTCACTAATGAGTGGATAGAGGAAAG CACGAGCCCATTGGTCCACATAAAGGAGGAGCCATCCAGTCCCGTGTTGGAGGAGGTCTGTCCGGCCGAGGCCGTGATCGGTGGGGCAGGAGTCCTGGTAGACACTCCCCTGTCCCCCATCACCTTCATCAACTCCATCCTTCAGGAGAGCAACGAGCCTAACACGTCGCCTGCCCCAACGACCCCTACGGAGCAAAAGTGTCTCAGCCTCGCCTGTCTAGACAA TTCTACACAGATGTCAGAGGTCTCTCgcctcttccccagcccctccTCGACTCTACACCTCAGACCTCACCCAGG GAGTGAGCTGAGTGACCATTTGGACAGCATCGACAATGGCCTGGAAAACCTCCAGACGATCCTAAACGCGCAGTCCATCAATTTCGAGTCCTCACCCCTCTTTGAA TTCTTCAGTTCTTCCCTGCCTGGCTCTGAATTCGACCTGGAGAGCCTTGACTGT ATCCAGGACTTGCTTTCATCAGATTCACCCAAAGGGGCTGAGAGAAGTGACAACTACACAG GGAAGCAGCTGGTCCAGTACACCTCCCAGCCAATGCTACTGACTGACCCACTGACCAATGAGAATGGCGGAGCGGACCTCCCCACTCTGCTGGAGCTGGAGGGGGACTCGTATTTCACCCAGGACCAGGACCCTGAAGAGGACCCTACCATCTCGCTCCTCACTACCGACTACCATACAGCAACACCAGACAAGCCCGAACTATCCTAa
- the LOC135549685 gene encoding heat shock factor protein 1-like isoform X4 encodes MASFVRQLNMYGFRKVVHIEQGGLVKPEKDDTEFQHPYFLRGQEHLLENIKRKVTNVSNVKHDELKMSSDDVSKILTNVQHIKGKQETIDSQIIAMKHENEALWREVASLRQKHAQQQKVVNKLIQFLVTLVQSNRVLGMKRKIPLMLNDSSSAHSLPKFSRQYSLEHLQTSLQGSPAISASGAPFTSTGLFTAEPSLNNGPIISDVTDLAQASPVEVTNEWIEESTSPLVHIKEEPSSPVLEEVCPAEAVIGGAGVLVDTPLSPITFINSILQESNEPNTSPAPTTPTEQKCLSLACLDNSTQMSEVSRLFPSPSSTLHLRPHPGSELSDHLDSIDNGLENLQTILNAQSINFESSPLFEFFSSSLPGSEFDLESLDCIQDLLSSDSPKGAERSDNYTAGKQLVQYTSQPMLLTDPLTNENGGADLPTLLELEGDSYFTQDQDPEEDPTISLLTTDYHTATPDKPELS; translated from the exons ATGGCCAGCTTTGTGCGCCAGCTCAATATGT ATGGCTTCCGCAAAGTAGTTCACATTGAGCAAGGCGGCCTGGTGAAGCCCGAGAAGGACGACACTGAATTCCAGCATCCCTACTTCCTCCGCGGACAAGAGCATCTGCTGGAAAATATCAAACGGAAAGTTACCAAT gtgTCCAATGTTAAACATGATGAGCTTAAGATGAGCTCAGACGATGTCTCAAAAATCCTGACCAATGTGCAGCACATAAAGGGCAAGCAGGAGACCATAGACTCCCAAATCATCGCCATGAAGCA TGAGAATGAAGCTCTGTGGAGGGAGGTGGCCAGCCTCAGACAGAAACACGCCCAGCAACAGAAAGTCGTCAACAAG CTCATCCAGTTCCTAGTGACCCTGGTGCAGTCCAACAGAGTCCTGGGGATGAAGAGAAAGAT TCCCCTGATGCTGAATGACAGCAGCTCCGCCCACTCCTTGCCCAAGTTCAGCAGGCAGTACTCTCTGGAACATCTTCAGACCTCGCTGCAGGGCTCGCCTGCTATCTCC GCCTCAGGCGCACCATTCACCAGTACCGGTCTCTTCACGGCAGAGCCGTCTCTTAACAACGGCCCCATAATCTCTGACGTCACCGACCTGGCACAGGCCAGCCCTGTGGAGGTCACTAATGAGTGGATAGAGGAAAG CACGAGCCCATTGGTCCACATAAAGGAGGAGCCATCCAGTCCCGTGTTGGAGGAGGTCTGTCCGGCCGAGGCCGTGATCGGTGGGGCAGGAGTCCTGGTAGACACTCCCCTGTCCCCCATCACCTTCATCAACTCCATCCTTCAGGAGAGCAACGAGCCTAACACGTCGCCTGCCCCAACGACCCCTACGGAGCAAAAGTGTCTCAGCCTCGCCTGTCTAGACAA TTCTACACAGATGTCAGAGGTCTCTCgcctcttccccagcccctccTCGACTCTACACCTCAGACCTCACCCAGG GAGTGAGCTGAGTGACCATTTGGACAGCATCGACAATGGCCTGGAAAACCTCCAGACGATCCTAAACGCGCAGTCCATCAATTTCGAGTCCTCACCCCTCTTTGAA TTCTTCAGTTCTTCCCTGCCTGGCTCTGAATTCGACCTGGAGAGCCTTGACTGT ATCCAGGACTTGCTTTCATCAGATTCACCCAAAGGGGCTGAGAGAAGTGACAACTACACAG CAGGGAAGCAGCTGGTCCAGTACACCTCCCAGCCAATGCTACTGACTGACCCACTGACCAATGAGAATGGCGGAGCGGACCTCCCCACTCTGCTGGAGCTGGAGGGGGACTCGTATTTCACCCAGGACCAGGACCCTGAAGAGGACCCTACCATCTCGCTCCTCACTACCGACTACCATACAGCAACACCAGACAAGCCCGAACTATCCTAa
- the LOC135549685 gene encoding heat shock factor protein-like isoform X1 has translation MEFHVGGSVGVVVSGNNVPAFLTKLWTLVEDPDTDPLICWSPNGNSFHVFDQCRFSKEVLPKYFKHNNMASFVRQLNMYGFRKVVHIEQGGLVKPEKDDTEFQHPYFLRGQEHLLENIKRKVTNVSNVKHDELKMSSDDVSKILTNVQHIKGKQETIDSQIIAMKHENEALWREVASLRQKHAQQQKVVNKLIQFLVTLVQSNRVLGMKRKIPLMLNDSSSAHSLPKFSRQYSLEHLQTSLQGSPAISASGAPFTSTGLFTAEPSLNNGPIISDVTDLAQASPVEVTNEWIEESTSPLVHIKEEPSSPVLEEVCPAEAVIGGAGVLVDTPLSPITFINSILQESNEPNTSPAPTTPTEQKCLSLACLDNSTQMSEVSRLFPSPSSTLHLRPHPGSELSDHLDSIDNGLENLQTILNAQSINFESSPLFEFFSSSLPGSEFDLESLDCIQDLLSSDSPKGAERSDNYTAGKQLVQYTSQPMLLTDPLTNENGGADLPTLLELEGDSYFTQDQDPEEDPTISLLTTDYHTATPDKPELS, from the exons ATGGAGTTTCACGTTGGTGGGTCTGTTGGGGTCGTTGTCAGTGGGAATAACGTACCTGCATTTCTCACAAAACTTTGGACTCTTGTTGAGGATCCTGACACCGATCCTCTAATCTGCTGGAGCCCA AATGGCAACAGCTTCCATGTGTTTGATCAGTGCCGATTCTCCAAGGAGGTGCTTCCCAAGTATTTTAAACACAATAACATGGCCAGCTTTGTGCGCCAGCTCAATATGT ATGGCTTCCGCAAAGTAGTTCACATTGAGCAAGGCGGCCTGGTGAAGCCCGAGAAGGACGACACTGAATTCCAGCATCCCTACTTCCTCCGCGGACAAGAGCATCTGCTGGAAAATATCAAACGGAAAGTTACCAAT gtgTCCAATGTTAAACATGATGAGCTTAAGATGAGCTCAGACGATGTCTCAAAAATCCTGACCAATGTGCAGCACATAAAGGGCAAGCAGGAGACCATAGACTCCCAAATCATCGCCATGAAGCA TGAGAATGAAGCTCTGTGGAGGGAGGTGGCCAGCCTCAGACAGAAACACGCCCAGCAACAGAAAGTCGTCAACAAG CTCATCCAGTTCCTAGTGACCCTGGTGCAGTCCAACAGAGTCCTGGGGATGAAGAGAAAGAT TCCCCTGATGCTGAATGACAGCAGCTCCGCCCACTCCTTGCCCAAGTTCAGCAGGCAGTACTCTCTGGAACATCTTCAGACCTCGCTGCAGGGCTCGCCTGCTATCTCC GCCTCAGGCGCACCATTCACCAGTACCGGTCTCTTCACGGCAGAGCCGTCTCTTAACAACGGCCCCATAATCTCTGACGTCACCGACCTGGCACAGGCCAGCCCTGTGGAGGTCACTAATGAGTGGATAGAGGAAAG CACGAGCCCATTGGTCCACATAAAGGAGGAGCCATCCAGTCCCGTGTTGGAGGAGGTCTGTCCGGCCGAGGCCGTGATCGGTGGGGCAGGAGTCCTGGTAGACACTCCCCTGTCCCCCATCACCTTCATCAACTCCATCCTTCAGGAGAGCAACGAGCCTAACACGTCGCCTGCCCCAACGACCCCTACGGAGCAAAAGTGTCTCAGCCTCGCCTGTCTAGACAA TTCTACACAGATGTCAGAGGTCTCTCgcctcttccccagcccctccTCGACTCTACACCTCAGACCTCACCCAGG GAGTGAGCTGAGTGACCATTTGGACAGCATCGACAATGGCCTGGAAAACCTCCAGACGATCCTAAACGCGCAGTCCATCAATTTCGAGTCCTCACCCCTCTTTGAA TTCTTCAGTTCTTCCCTGCCTGGCTCTGAATTCGACCTGGAGAGCCTTGACTGT ATCCAGGACTTGCTTTCATCAGATTCACCCAAAGGGGCTGAGAGAAGTGACAACTACACAG CAGGGAAGCAGCTGGTCCAGTACACCTCCCAGCCAATGCTACTGACTGACCCACTGACCAATGAGAATGGCGGAGCGGACCTCCCCACTCTGCTGGAGCTGGAGGGGGACTCGTATTTCACCCAGGACCAGGACCCTGAAGAGGACCCTACCATCTCGCTCCTCACTACCGACTACCATACAGCAACACCAGACAAGCCCGAACTATCCTAa